One genomic segment of Sminthopsis crassicaudata isolate SCR6 chromosome 2, ASM4859323v1, whole genome shotgun sequence includes these proteins:
- the FAF2 gene encoding FAS-associated factor 2 isoform X7: MDQCRHTLEQHNWNIEGLLGWGYYLIMLPFRFTYYTILDIFRFALRFIRPDPRSRVTDPVGDIVSFMHIFEEKYGRTHPVFYQGTYSQALNDAKRELRFLLVYLHGDDHQDSDDFCRNTLCSPDVVSLINNRMLFWACSTNKPEGYRVSQALRENTYPFLAMIMLKDRRMTVVGRLEGLIQPDDLINQLTFIMDANQTYLVSERLEREERNQTQVLRQQQDEAYLASLRADQEKERKKQEERERKRQKEEEVQQQKMAEERRRRNLQEEKERKSECLPPEPPPDDPESVKIIFKLPNDSRVERRFHFTQSLTVIHDFLFSLKESPEKFQIEANFPRRVLPCLPSEEWPNPPTLQEAGLSHTEVLFVQDLTDD, encoded by the exons ggaTTACTAGGATGGGGTTATTACTTGATTATGCTTCCATTCCGATTTACCTATTACACAATACTTGATATATTTAG GTTTGCGCTTCGTTTTATACGTCCTGACCCTCGAAGTCGGGTAACTGACCCTGTTGGGGACATCGTTTCATTTATGCACATATTTGAAGAGAAATATGGGAGGACACATCCTGTCTTCTACCAGGGAACATATAGCCAG GCACTAAATGATGCCAAGCGAGAACTTCGATTTCTATTGGTCTATCTTCATGGTGATGATCATCAAGATTCCGATGATTTTTGTCG CAATACTCTTTGTTCACCTGATGTCGTTTCGCTCATAAACAATAGGATGCTTTTTTGGGCATGTTCCACAAATAAACCTGAGGGATACAGGG TGTCCCAGGCTTTGCGAGAGAATACATATCCATTCCTAGCTATGATCATGTTGAAAGATCGGAGAATGACGGTGGTCGGTCGGTTAGAAGGTCTCATTCAACCTGATGATCTCATTAACCAACTGACATTCATCATGGATGCAAACCAGACATACCTGGTTTCTGAACGCTTGGAAAG ggaagagagaaaccAGACCCAAGTGCTGAGACAGCAACAAGATGAAGCCTACTTAGCTTCCCTCCGGGCTGACCAGGAGAAAGAACGGAAAAAGCAAGAGGAGCGTGAGCGGAAGCgacaaaaagaggaagaagtacaGCAACAGAAAATGGCAGAGGAGAGGCGGCGACGG AACTTACAGGAGGAGAAGGAGCGGAAGTCAGAATGCCTGCCACCTGAACCACCCCCTGATGATCCTGAAAGTGTGAAGATCATTTTCAAGTTACCCAATGATTCCAGAGTAGAGAGACGGTTCCATTTTACACAATCTCTAACA GTAATCCACGACTTCCTGTTCTCCTTGAAGGAAAGCCCTGAGAAGTTTCAGATTGAGGCCAACTTCCCCCGACGGGTGCTGCCCTGCCTTCCTTCAGAGGAGTGGCCCAACCCCCCCACGCTGCAGGAGGCCGGACTCAGCCATACGGAAGTGCTTTTTGTTCAGGACCTTACAGACGATTGA